One genomic segment of Jaculus jaculus isolate mJacJac1 chromosome 2, mJacJac1.mat.Y.cur, whole genome shotgun sequence includes these proteins:
- the Prxl2c gene encoding peroxiredoxin-like 2C isoform X1, which yields MAAPVTRQVSGSAPAPAPASAGPEHWQRLAAAVAELPVLDAAGRLVPFGALFAERRAVVVFVRHFLCYICKEYVEDLAKIPKSFLQEANVTLIVIGQSSYHHIEPFCKLTGYSHEIYVDPGREIYKRLGMKRGEEVVSSGQSPHVKSNLLSGSLQSLWRAVTGPLFDFQGDPAQQGGTLILGPGNIIHFIHRDRNRLDHKPINSVLQLVGVQHVNFTSRPSIIHV from the exons ATGGCCGCGCCGGTGACCCGGCAGGTCAGCGGCTCCGctccggccccggccccggcctccGCCGGCCCGGAACACTGGCAGCGCCTGGCGGCCGCCGTCGCAGAGCTCCCGGTACTGGACGCGGCGGGCAGGCTGGTGCCGTTTGGCGCGCTGTTCGCAGAGCGGCGGGCCGTGGTGGTGTTCGTGCGG CATTTCCTGTGTTACATTTGCAAAGAATACGTGGAAGATCTGGCTAAAATCCCCAAGAGTTTCCTGCAA gAAGCAAATGTCACCCTTATAGTAATTGGACAGTCTTCTTACCATCACATTGAG CCTTTCTGCAAACTGACTGGATATTCTCATGAAATTTATGTTGATCCTGGGAGAGAAATTTATAAAAGATTGGGGATGAAAAGAGGTGAAGAAGTTGTCTCCTCAG GACAGAGCCCCCATGTAAAATCGAACCTGCTCTCGGgaagcctgcaaagcctgtggcgGGCAGTGACGGGCCCTCTTTTTGATTTCCAAGGTGACCCAGCTCAGCAAGGTGGAACCCTCATTTTGGGTCCAG gTAACATCATCCATTTTATACACCGTGATAGGAATAGGTTGGATCACAAGCCCATAAACTCTGTGTTACAGCTTGTAGGAGTTCAGCACGTGAACTTTACAAGCAGACCCTCCATTATCCATGTGTGA
- the Prxl2c gene encoding peroxiredoxin-like 2C isoform X2 has protein sequence MAAPVTRQVSGSAPAPAPASAGPEHWQRLAAAVAELPVLDAAGRLVPFGALFAERRAVVVFVRHFLCYICKEYVEDLAKIPKSFLQEANVTLIVIGQSSYHHIEPFCKLTGYSHEIYVDPGREIYKRLGMKRGEEVVSSGNIIHFIHRDRNRLDHKPINSVLQLVGVQHVNFTSRPSIIHV, from the exons ATGGCCGCGCCGGTGACCCGGCAGGTCAGCGGCTCCGctccggccccggccccggcctccGCCGGCCCGGAACACTGGCAGCGCCTGGCGGCCGCCGTCGCAGAGCTCCCGGTACTGGACGCGGCGGGCAGGCTGGTGCCGTTTGGCGCGCTGTTCGCAGAGCGGCGGGCCGTGGTGGTGTTCGTGCGG CATTTCCTGTGTTACATTTGCAAAGAATACGTGGAAGATCTGGCTAAAATCCCCAAGAGTTTCCTGCAA gAAGCAAATGTCACCCTTATAGTAATTGGACAGTCTTCTTACCATCACATTGAG CCTTTCTGCAAACTGACTGGATATTCTCATGAAATTTATGTTGATCCTGGGAGAGAAATTTATAAAAGATTGGGGATGAAAAGAGGTGAAGAAGTTGTCTCCTCAG gTAACATCATCCATTTTATACACCGTGATAGGAATAGGTTGGATCACAAGCCCATAAACTCTGTGTTACAGCTTGTAGGAGTTCAGCACGTGAACTTTACAAGCAGACCCTCCATTATCCATGTGTGA